AAAAATCGTGTATGAGGTTCTTTGTTAACAAAATCGCATACTGGTGGTGTATAGGTTAAGTACGGAAGAGCCGCATGTGACGACAAAGGCACGCAGCCATCAAGGTTCTCGGAAGGTTCGTTCATGACAAACTCTATCGCACTGCATGCTATCAAGGTGCCGATTGAGAGTGCCTGACTAGCTTAAAGAAACAATAttacaaacaaacaatgaCGAATCGCTGTCGGGTATATACTTGAAGTGGGAGTTACAACTCTACCGGCTCTTATCGGGGCGGCCGGATTCTTGATGTTAATAAGCCTTGGAACTGAAATAATGGCCGCTGTTTCGAAGTACACCCGAGTATGAAAAGACTACCTAGTAATACATTGGTATGCCATTTATGCATTCGGTACTTATGTAGTAGCTTTCACATCTACAGCTGTAGCCTTCCCTTaaaacatcttcatctactTTGGAGGCAGCCCAATAAGACTTTGGTAGTAATCGAGCCCACTTGACGCAGGTGCCCACCAGCACTTGGACCACCGAAAGCAAGCACTAAGAGTATGGGGCGATTGTGAAGAATGCAATAGCGAGCTTCATTTTGAAGAGTTCGTAGAGTTCGTAGCGGCAGAATATTGGCGTAGGTAGTCTTGGTATGATGAGTGTAGACTATTAGGAAGAAGAGTAACAGGGCAAAAACACATAAGAGGGGCGAAtcatatgtacatgtatgcataAGACATCTTGATTAATGGTAATGAATCCAAGAAAATATGTGCATGTTGCTATATACAAGTGGTATCTCAGGGGGCCTCTCGAGCCAGTTCGTGACTTCAAAAAGAGAATATACATCAATCATgatcctccgccgcctcatTGTCATTATATCTACAAATACACACACGAAAGACACCGCCCACTCTAAAGAGCATAGTTCTCCGTGTGCAAAAAAATCTCTTCCGCTCTACAGAGCATAGTTCTCTGTATGCAAAAATATCTCTTCCAGCTCATCGTCGCCCCAAATCTCCGCCTGGAGCTTCGCCACCGTGTTGGCCACGCCCACTCTCATCCCCGGAGGACCACACACAAAGACGGCGGTCCTTCGGCCCAAGATGCCTCTGCCCTCGGGCCCACCTGTGGCCCATTGCTTGAGCATGTATCCAAGGTCGGGGCGGCCGTACTCGATAGTCCAACCGTCTTCGGTGATTTGGTGCGGCATGGGGAACGCAGATCGCATTAGGTTCTTTTGGAATTCGGTGGGAGTCTGCGGGAACCCAAAGTCAAACCCGGCTGGTGGGCCAAAGGTCGATACGGGACGATCGCTAGGGCCGCCAGCAGGAATGCCAGAATTGTACAAATGCGCCAGCTCAGGGACCGCGATGGGCTGAGGCTGGGGTTGAGGCTCAGGCTCCTCTAGTGGCGTATCATGCTGCTTTTTATCCTCGGGATAGCCATTCTCGTTGAGGTTGCCCAGATTATCTTCAGGAAGGGCACCCTGGCTCATCGGCGGCTCATTAGAGGATGGGTGAGGGAgaggcggtggcggcggatATTGATGAGGTTGGAGGTATTTTTGTTGTGGCAGTGCCGTGATGCGATCCTCATTCTCTTCGCGAAGTTCGCGCTCTCGCTCCGGGTCTCCCATTGCCTCAGCCTGAATAAAGGCCGAGTTTCGCTTTGAGGCAATGCCTGCGACAAAGCCGTCTAGTTTGTCGTGAAGCTTGTGAGTCAAGGCCCGGGTATTTGACCCGTTTATGGGAGCAGTCATTTGCTGCCCTTGTCGGTTCCGCACAGCTGTAGTGACAAAGAATTTACAGCTTACGCTCTCAGGAGGAGCGGATTCACGGCAGATGCGCAGCTCCTCTCGGAACCAGTCCATGTCTTCGAATTTCTTCATGGCCCaaacgacgacgaccttTCTAGTGATGGCCTTGCCATCTCGCATTCGCTTCACCagattgagaagctgggatATCAATGACGTGATGCCGCTTCCACCAGCAATGAGGATGCAGGTGTCAAAAGCGGCCAGATCGCGCCTCATGCCGCCGTAGGGACCATCCAAGAACGCACGGTACGTATGGAAAGGACCTTTCTCAATGGCAGTGTCTAGGACCTTGCGCGTGAATCCACCATAGGCCTTGAATAGGAGGATGCAATCCCGATAGTTTTCTCCGTATTCAGAAGGGAAATCCTCGCTGCAGAGGGATGAGATAGTGAATGGGTGGTTATCGAAGAATGAGATGCCAGGCATTCGAAGATAGACGTATTGACCAggcttccatctcatctgAGTGGGAATGGTGACCTTGATGGCGTTCTCGGCCATGAGGGTGATTGCAgcctcatcgccaaccaTAAAGGACAGTCGTCCAGGCCATGCCCAGTTAAGTTTAAAGACCCGCAAGAGATTGCAGACTCCCCAGATGGCACAAGTGGCATAGAGGTAGTCCCAGGTGAGGAGCCGGTTGGCTGTGTGCCAGAACAACACGCCTACGTAGAGGATGCCGACCGGGACGTGAAGGATAACAAATGCTTCGTATGCAACTCTCCGAATCCAGGGGAGAGAGAACACGTTAAGCCAAAGCAGCGGAACGATGCAGGCAATTCCCGTGCCGTAAATTATGCCCtttgaaggaggaaaagTCGAGCCCCAGACTGACAAGCCATTGTCTTCCCATACAGGTTGAACGTAGAATGGGATCATGTGAATTAATGAAAGGAATAGACAAAGGTAGCTGAGCCATCGGTGAAAGACGTTTAGTCGCTCTGGTCCAATGCCAAGCAACATGGTCAGTATGTTTGTCTTCATGCCAGTCGCAATAATCCACGGAGTCAATGCCACGGACAGCATGCCGGACCTGATGGCCACGGGCGGCGCTCCAAACCGAATGCTCTCCCAGTAGagtggctgctggaggaagGTGTAGAGGgtgacaaaggcaaaggcgatGAATGTCGTCGCCAGAACGGAGAGCGACGAAAAGGTAAACCGATACTTTCCAATGACGATATCTGGAACAGATCTATAGAAAACCCATCGAAACAAGGCTAGTGTGTCGTTGACAAATCCAATGGACGAGAAGTG
The sequence above is drawn from the Trichoderma breve strain T069 chromosome 5, whole genome shotgun sequence genome and encodes:
- a CDS encoding ferric reductase like transmembrane component domain-containing protein; protein product: MAPHMQELTTQATRSVSDVVKRILIPLTPTSPPGLVQADTVDPWSKAGKYALGWTYFAAALSGCIFVVRMWHFWQDKIRQAIYKQQIETHYQETYNVDSNFVQAAIRTGMAQEFFPDGNPMGEKFRPKAHFSSIGFVNDTLALFRWVFYRSVPDIVIGKYRFTFSSLSVLATTFIAFAFVTLYTFLQQPLYWESIRFGAPPVAIRSGMLSVALTPWIIATGMKTNILTMLLGIGPERLNVFHRWLSYLCLFLSLIHMIPFYVQPVWEDNGLSVWGSTFPPSKGIIYGTGIACIVPLLWLNVFSLPWIRRVAYEAFVILHVPVGILYVGVLFWHTANRLLTWDYLYATCAIWGVCNLLRVFKLNWAWPGRLSFMVGDEAAITLMAENAIKVTIPTQMRWKPGQYVYLRMPGISFFDNHPFTISSLCSEDFPSEYGENYRDCILLFKAYGGFTRKVLDTAIEKGPFHTYRAFLDGPYGGMRRDLAAFDTCILIAGGSGITSLISQLLNLVKRMRDGKAITRKVVVVWAMKKFEDMDWFREELRICRESAPPESVSCKFFVTTAVRNRQGQQMTAPINGSNTRALTHKLHDKLDGFVAGIASKRNSAFIQAEAMGDPERERELREENEDRITALPQQKYLQPHQYPPPPPLPHPSSNEPPMSQGALPEDNLGNLNENGYPEDKKQHDTPLEEPEPQPQPQPIAVPELAHLYNSGIPAGGPSDRPVSTFGPPAGFDFGFPQTPTEFQKNLMRSAFPMPHQITEDGWTIEYGRPDLGYMLKQWATGGPEGRGILGRRTAVFVCGPPGMRVGVANTVAKLQAEIWGDDELEEIFLHTENYAL